The genomic DNA TGGAGAAAAGGGGAAGGAAATTGACATTAGAGATTGGGATTCTAGCAAAAGAAAAATTAATAGAGCTGGTTATTCAAGAAGGCGTTTTGAAAGCGGAAGATGGTCGACATTTATTTCAACTATCTTATCAGGAGTTGGATCTTATATACAAAGGGATGAAAAATATCACCGCCTAGGGCAATAAAGAAAAGTAGTTTGGATGAATTTTTTATCCATTGTTTTCGGGAGGTTACTTCTTCTAATAGATATGTGCCTACAAAAAGAGAGAATCGCTCATTAGTGATCCTCTCTTTTTTGTATCAAGGTAAAAAGTCTAAACTCTAAACTCTGAACTCTACTAACAGTAACCTCTGCGAAAACTACCTTTATAATAGCACAGCCAAGCCAGCGAATAGAGTTGACGCAATCATGGCGAATAACATTAAATAGATAACAATTTTTTGTACTTTCGTCTTTCTCATTGAGTACACTCTCCTTGTTTTATTGCATTTTCAATCCTATTGTACTCTTCCATTATCAAAATAACAAGATGCTTCATTCTGAAAACGTTTACAAAAATTTAGATCGTAGCAGGAAATTCGACAAGTTCATCGAATACGATAGTGAAAGCGATATTCGTAATATCTATCCCGGTGGATATTCGATCTTCACCCTCACAGTTTTGTATTTTCTTAGAGTATCTATACGAGAAACACAGGGGGAGAATTAGTTGGGGTGAGAAAAGGGAAGAGGGGATGTTTAAAATGAAAAGAGTCGACCATCTAGGAATAGCTGTTCCTTCGATAGATGAGGCATTGCCATTATATACGGAAGTATTCGGGTTACCTTTATTGAAAATAGAAGAAGTTCCTTCAGAGAATGTCAGAGTGGCGTTTATCGACGGGGGAACTATTAAACTAGAACTATTAGAACCACTTTCACCGGATAGTGCTATCGCCGGTTTTTTAGAGAAAAAAGGCCAAGGGATTCACCATATTGCCTTTGAGGTTGAGAATATTGAGCAAAGAATTTTTGAGATGAAAGAAAAAGGCATCGAGATGATCCATCATGATCCAAAATTAGGGGCAGGTGGTGCACAGGTAGCATTTATGCATCCGAAATCTACCCAGAAAGTACTAACGGAGCTTTGTGAAAAGCCAGCTGTCAAGGGGGAGTAGTTCATGGATATTTATGAAAAAATCAATGATTTATATGACCGGAAAAGGAAAGTTGAGCTAGGTGGAGGAGACGAGAGAATTGATAAACAACATGAGAAGGGAAAACTAACAGCGAGAGAGAGGATTGAGTTGCTCGTTGATAAAGGTACATTTGTGGAACTAAATCCGTTTATTGAACACCGCTGCAATGATTTTGGTTTAGATGGAGTCGATGCGCCAGGGGAGGGGGTTGTCACTGGTTATGGAAAAGTCAATGGTCGACCAATTTATTTGTTCTCACAAGATTTTACCGTATTTGGTGGGGCTCTCGGTGAAATGCATGCGCAAAAAATTGCCAATGTGATGGATCTAGCGGTGAAAAATGGTGCACCATTTATTGGGTTAAATGATTCAGGTGGGGCACGTATTCAAGAAGGAGTTGTCTCGCTAGATGGATACGGTCATATCTTTTATCGTAACGCGATTTATTCAGGGGTGATTCCGCAAATCTCAGTTATTATGGGGCCTTGTGCTGGTGGAGCTGTATACTCCCCAGCGATTACAGATTTTGTTTTTATGGTCGATAAATCCAGTCAAATGTTTATTACCGGACCCAAGGTGATTGAAACAGTTACAGGAGAGAAAAT from Bacillus sp. 2205SS5-2 includes the following:
- the prli42 gene encoding stressosome-associated protein Prli42; protein product: MRKTKVQKIVIYLMLFAMIASTLFAGLAVLL
- the mce gene encoding methylmalonyl-CoA epimerase, encoding MKRVDHLGIAVPSIDEALPLYTEVFGLPLLKIEEVPSENVRVAFIDGGTIKLELLEPLSPDSAIAGFLEKKGQGIHHIAFEVENIEQRIFEMKEKGIEMIHHDPKLGAGGAQVAFMHPKSTQKVLTELCEKPAVKGE
- a CDS encoding Fur-regulated basic protein FbpA, which codes for MTLEIGILAKEKLIELVIQEGVLKAEDGRHLFQLSYQELDLIYKGMKNITA